ACGCGCGCAAGGCCGCGAAGCTTCTCTACCAGAGGAAGGGCGCGCAGGTCGTCCGGGTAATCGTGAGCGTATCCTCACCGCACCGCGGATCGCCCGTCGCCAAGTACATCCTGGACCAGAAGCCCGGCGTCACCAGCGTCCTTTCCGCGCTCATGGAGATCTACGGCGATATCGTCTACGCACCGGGCAACGACGCCTACGCTTCCCTGAAATCCCTCGTGTATAACGACTACAGCGCGAGCGACGGCGTGACCACGGGCCTTAAGGTTTTTAATACCAACTATCCCGTAAGCTCCACCTACGCGTACCGTTATGCGTCGATAATCACCGGACAGGACGGGTTGAGCGTAAACCCGGCCCTCTATCTCCTGAGCGAGGGATTCTTCGATATCGACGGCGACGGATACTGCACGGACGACTGCGACAACGACGGCGCGGCCGGTAAGGGCAACGGCGTCGCGTCCGGTCCGGACGACGACGGACTGGTGGGCATCAATTCCCAGCAGATGGGATACCGGCTCACCTACACGGAGAATTTATTCGGATTCGACAGCATCTCGACGAACGCGAACCTGGGATATGTGGGGTCGATAAACTATCCCACGTCCGCGCAGATGACCAGTCAGGAAAGCAGGGTGAATCAGGACCACGCCGACGTCATAGGC
Above is a window of Spirochaetota bacterium DNA encoding:
- a CDS encoding acetyltransferase; this encodes MKRILILVFVMMFAAGGIAFAGAAKSTYPVVFAHGMGGFDDILGHFYFADDSGVWVGDTCQFLEIGCNEDIDSNQLTLAASVTPFQSSEVRGTQLADQIESYMATVGASKINIVGHSQGGIDARKAAKLLYQRKGAQVVRVIVSVSSPHRGSPVAKYILDQKPGVTSVLSALMEIYGDIVYAPGNDAYASLKSLVYNDYSASDGVTTGLKVFNTNYPVSSTYAYRYASIITGQDGLSVNPALYLLSEGFFDIDGDGYCTDDCDNDGAAGKGNGVASGPDDDGLVGINSQQMGYRLTYTENLFGFDSISTNANLGYVGSINYPTSAQMTSQESRVNQDHADVIGLGPDTFDEPEFYAAIINYIASFD